The proteins below come from a single Aegilops tauschii subsp. strangulata cultivar AL8/78 chromosome 6, Aet v6.0, whole genome shotgun sequence genomic window:
- the LOC109741827 gene encoding nicotianamine synthase 1, with amino-acid sequence MDAQNKEVAALIEKIAGLQSAIAELPSLSPSPEVDRLFTDLVTACVPPSPVDVTKLSPEHQRMREALIRLCSAAEGKLEAHYADLLATFDNPLDHLARFPYYSNYVNLSRLEYELLARHVPGIAPARVAFIGSGPLPFSSFVLAAHHLPDAHFDNYDLCGAANERARKLFGASEDGVGARMKFHTADVADLSQELGAYDVVFLAALVGMVAEEKAKVIAHLGAHMVEGASLVVRSAHGARGFLYPIVDPEDIRRGGFEVLAVHHPEGEVINSVIVARKVVDAQLSGPLNGDAHARGAVPLVSPPCSFSTKMEAGALEKSDELATKELAF; translated from the coding sequence ATGGATGCCCAGAACAAGGAGGTCGCTGCTCTGATCGAGAAGATCGCCGGTCTCCAGTCCGCCATCGCCGAGCTGCCGTCGCTGAGCCCGTCCCCCGAGGTCGACAGGCTCTTCACCGACCTCGTCACGGCCTGCGTCCCGCCGAGCCCCGTCGACGTGACGAAGCTCAGCCCGGAGCACCAGAGGATGCGGGAGGCGCTCATCCGCCTCTGCTCCGCCGCCGAGGGGAAGCTCGAGGCGCACTACGCCGACCTGCTCGCCACCTTCGACAACCCGCTCGACCACCTCGCCCGCTTCCCCTACTACAGCAACTACGTCAACCTCAGCAGGCTGGAGTACGAGCTCCTGGCGCGCCACGTGCCGGGCATCGCGCCGGCGCGCGTCGCCTTCATCGGCTCCGGCCCGCTGCCGTTCAGCTCGTTCGTCCTCGCCGCGCACCACCTGCCCGACGCGCACTTCGACAACTACGACCTGTGCGGCGCGGCCAACGAGCGCGCCAGGAAGCTGTTCGGCGCGAGCGAGGACGGCGTGGGCGCGCGCATGAAGTTCCACACGGCGGACGTCGCCGACCTCTCGCAGGAGCTCGGCGCGTACGACGTGGTCTTCCTCGCCGCGCTCGTCGGCATGGTGGCCGAGGAGAAGGCCAAGGTGATAGCCCACCTGGGCGCGCACATGGTGGAGGGGGCGTCCCTGGTCGTGCGGAGCGCGCACGGCGCCCGCGGCTTCCTGTACCCCATCGTCGACCCGGAGGACATCAGGCGAGGCGGGTTCGAGGTGCTGGCCGTGCACCACCCCGAAGGTGAGGTCATCAACTCTGTCATTGTCGCCCGTAAGGTCGTCGACGCGCAGCTCAGTGGGCCGCTGAACGGAGACGCGCACGCGCGGGGCGCGGTGCCGCTGGTCAGCCCGCCGTGCAGCTTCTCCACCAAGATGGAGGCGGGCGCGCTTGAGAAGAGCGACGAGTTGGCCACCAAAGAGCTGGCCTTTTGA